Proteins encoded together in one Porites lutea chromosome 2, jaPorLute2.1, whole genome shotgun sequence window:
- the LOC140925601 gene encoding uncharacterized protein, translating into MLSGKKTVHFVRHFQSTWNETEEKFKLTRLDKRLQSEEFVDAPLSAFGEEQANSIRQKIQDLNAEVAITSPLKRAIESCIRSYGNQNVLASHLCAEIGESLCDIGTMKENLVKMYPSIDFNNLPSNVWWFVEEKLKGQLTDPKKCYEFVLNNGTFKLGETFTGCHFQGRIERFYDFLQSQHESNIVVFSHSGFLRSFLFKYYGRPFRHTIQNGEILTYSL; encoded by the coding sequence ATGTTGTCAGGGAAAAAAACCGTTCACTTTGTTCGCCACTTTCAATCTACGTGGAACGAGACAGAAGAGAAATTCAAACTGACGCGCCTTGATAAGAGATTACAGAGCGAGGAGTTTGTGGACGCTCCATTGAGCGCCTTTGGCGAAGAACAGGCTAACTCAATACGACAAAAAATACAAGATTTGAACGCAGAAGTTGCCATTACTTCCCCTTTGAAGAGAGCAATCGAGTCCTGTATTCGGTCCTACGGAAATCAAAACGTTCTTGCTTCACATCTGTGTGCAGAGATAGGAGAATCGCTTTGCGACATTGGAACTATGAAAGAAAACCTTGTGAAGATGTATCCATCCATTGATTTCAACAATTTGCCTTCTAACGTTTGGTGGTTTGTGGAAGAAAAGCTGAAGGGTCAACTTACAGATCCAAAAAAGTGCTACGAATTTGTCTTAAACAACGGAACTTTCAAGTTGGGAGAAACCTTTACTGGCTGTCATTTTCAGGGAAGAATCGAGAGATTTTATGATTTCCTGCAAAGCCAGCATGAGTCAAATATCGTAGTTTTTTCACACAGTGGGTTTTTGAGAAGCTTCCTTTTTAAATATTATGGGCGACCATTTAGGCACACCATTCAAAATGGAGAGATTTTAACGTACTCTTTGTAA
- the LOC140926605 gene encoding uncharacterized protein — protein sequence MSSFKEVRKLLLVAYDSEIINDEEFLVLFENYRSRNPQFPYNSYPRFELENMQDDECLAEFRVKKEDVPRLADVLQIPETVRCEQRSVCGRIEGLFMLLRRLAYPCRYSDMIHRFARPVPEICMITNTVMDFIFDHHAHRLTQWNPSIMNAQALQSYADAVSARGAPLQNCFGFVDGTVRPIARPGEYQRLVYNGHKRVHSLKFQSLALPNGLIANMYGPIEGKRHDACMLVESKLLRDLERNAFSPTGEPMCIYGDPAYPHRVNLQCPFRQRVLTPDMEAFNKAMSQVRVSVEWLFGDIVNYFKFLDFKKNLKIGMSSIGKLYLVSALLQNAITCLYGNNISEFFDLQPPSLQYYFQ from the exons ATGTCCTCTTTTAAAGAAGTGAGAAAGCTTCTTCTTGTAGCGTATGACAGCGAAATAATCAATGACGAAGAATTCCTTGTTCTCTTTGAAAATTATCGCTCAAGAAATCCGCAGTTTCCTTACAATTCCTACCCAagatttgaacttgaaaacatgCAAGACGACGAGTGCTTGGCTGAGTTTCGCGTTAAAAAAGAGGATGTCCCAAGATTGGCAGACGTACTACAGATACCTGAAACTGTGAGATGTGAACAGCGTTCCGTGTGTGGCAGAATTGAAGGTCTCTTTATGCTGTTACGACGATTGGCATACCCATGTAGATACTCCGATATGATTCATCGTTTTGCCAGACCGGTCCCAGAGATCTGCATGATCACCAACACCGTAATGGATTTTATATTTGATCATCATGCTCATAGACTGACTCAGTGGAATCCCAGTATTATGAATGCCCAAGCTCTTCAAAGTTATGCAGATGCAGTGTCTGCACGAGGTGCACcacttcaaaactgttttggttttgtagACGGAACTGTCCGACCGATTGCAAGACCTGGGGAGTACCAAAGACTGGTGTACAACGGTCACAAAAGGGTGCATTCGCTAAAATTTCAGTCGCTGGCATTACCGAATGGTCTTATTGCAAATATGTACGGACCCATAG AGGGTAAACGACATGATGCTTGCATGTTGGTTGAGTCCAAACTTCTGCGTGATTTAGAGAGAAATGCCTTCTCTCCCACTGGGGAGCCTATGTGTATTTACGGAGACCCTGCGTATCCTCATCGAGTGAATTTGCAGTGCCCATTTCGACAACGAGTATTAACACCAGACATGGAAGCCTTCAATAAAGCTATGAGCCAAGTCAGAGTCTCAGTGGAATGGCTTTTTGGAGACAtagtgaattattttaaatttctagattttaaaaagaacctgaaaattgGGATGAGCAGTATTGGTAAATTATATCTGGTTTCTGCTTTGCTTCAGAATGCTATCACTTGCTTGTATGGAAATAACATATCAGAATTCTTTGACCTACAGCCACCATCACTACAGTACTATTTTCAGTGA